CGAGGTGGACAGTGCCGGTACCGGCGGCTGGCACGAGGGCCACCCGGCCGACCCGCGCACAGTCTCCGTCCTGCAGGCCGCCGGGTACGAGCAGGGCCACCGGGCCCGGCAGTTCCGGTCTTCCTGGTTCGCCGCACTCGACCTCGTCGTCGCACTCGACGCCGGACACCTCCGGGACCTCCGGGCACTCGCCCCCACGCCCGAGGACGCCGCCAAGGTCAGGCTGCTGCGGTCCTTCGACCCGGCGGCCACCGCCGCCGAGGGCGACGTACCCGACCCCTACTACGGGTCGCTCGACGGGTTCGAGGAGTGCCTTCAGCTCGTCGAGGCGGCGAGCCCCGGCCTGCTGGAGACCGTACGGGAAGCCCTGGCCCTGAAGGAGCACACCGCGTGAACGAGCAGCCAACCACGGGCAGCGCCCCGGCAGCCCGGCTCGGCGACGGCACCCTCGCCGTCCGCGCCGGGCTGCCGGCGCCCGTCAAGAACGAGCCGACCCTGCCCGGGCCGGCCTTCGCCGCCCACTTCCATCTGCCCGGCGACGTCGAAGGCCCGTACACCTACGGCCGCGACACCAACCCGACCTGGACCCTGCTGGAGCAGGCGATCGGGGAACTGGAAGCCCCCGGCCAGGACGCGCACACCGTGGTCTTCGCCTCCGGCATGGCCGCGGTCTCCGCCGTGCTCCTCTCGCAGGCACGCCACGGCGACACCGTCGTCCTGCCCGACGACGGCTACCAGGCACTGCCGCTGCTGCGCGAGCAGATGGAGGCGTACGGAATCCACGTGCGCACCGCTCCGACCGCCGACGAGGCCCAACTCACCGTCCTGGACGGGGCCCGGCTGCTGTGGATCGAGACCCCCTCCAACCCGGGGCTCGACGTCTGCGACGTACGCCGCCTCGTGGACG
This genomic window from Streptomyces sp. NBC_01351 contains:
- a CDS encoding low molecular weight protein-tyrosine-phosphatase is translated as MYRVCFVCTGNICRSPMAESVFRARVAEAGLDALVEVDSAGTGGWHEGHPADPRTVSVLQAAGYEQGHRARQFRSSWFAALDLVVALDAGHLRDLRALAPTPEDAAKVRLLRSFDPAATAAEGDVPDPYYGSLDGFEECLQLVEAASPGLLETVREALALKEHTA